TGATCTGCTCGTTCGAGTGCACCTTCTGCCGCCGCTGCGCTGAACAGCATCTGCAGGGACAATGCCCCAATTGCGCGGGACAATTGCTGCAACGCCCGACACGGCTCGGTACCGCGCTGCTCAACAATCCCGCTTCGACGCATCGTGTGAACAAACCGCATCCCGCCTGTGCGCGCCCGACCTGAGCGCCCTCACCCCACGCCTGCCGGCGAGGGCCTCATCGCCCCTCGCCCCTAGTTTC
The Pseudomonas putida genome window above contains:
- a CDS encoding DUF1272 domain-containing protein, which gives rise to MLELRPNCECCDADLPPDTLDALICSFECTFCRRCAEQHLQGQCPNCAGQLLQRPTRLGTALLNNPASTHRVNKPHPACARPT